One window of Flavobacterium dauae genomic DNA carries:
- the nrfD gene encoding NrfD/PsrC family molybdoenzyme membrane anchor subunit, with the protein MSSHYEAPIRKPLVLGDKTYHDVTVDVARPVETRANKQWWTVFTIALIAFLWGAGCMVYTIGTGIGTWGLNKTVGWAWDITNFVWWVGIGHAGTLISAVLLLFRQKWRMAINRSAEAMTIFSVVQAGLFPIIHMGRPWLAYWVLPMPNQFGSLWVNFNSPLLWDVFAISTYLSVSLVFWWTGLLPDFAMLRDRAVTPFSKRIYSTLSFGWSGRAKDWQRFEEVSLVLAGLATPLVLSVHTIVSMDFATSVIPGWHTTIFPPYFVAGAIFSGFAMVNTLLIIMRKVVSLEDYITIQHIELMNIVVMITGSIVGVAYITELVIAWYSGVEYEQYAFLNRATGPYAWAYWMMMTCNVFSPQVMWFKKIRTSIFVSFIISIVVNIGMWFERFVIIVTSLHRDYLPSSWTMFQPTFVDAGIYIGTIGFFFVLFLLYSRTFPVIAQAEVKTILKSSGEKYKRERENGDHSHNH; encoded by the coding sequence ATGTCGTCACATTACGAAGCACCCATTAGAAAACCTTTAGTTCTTGGTGATAAAACTTATCACGATGTAACGGTAGATGTTGCTAGACCTGTTGAAACCAGAGCCAATAAACAATGGTGGACTGTTTTCACAATTGCATTAATTGCATTCCTTTGGGGAGCCGGTTGTATGGTTTATACAATTGGTACAGGTATTGGTACTTGGGGATTAAATAAAACAGTAGGCTGGGCTTGGGATATTACCAACTTTGTTTGGTGGGTAGGTATTGGGCACGCCGGTACACTTATTTCGGCGGTATTATTATTATTCCGTCAAAAATGGAGAATGGCAATTAACCGTTCTGCAGAGGCAATGACTATTTTCTCTGTAGTTCAGGCAGGTTTGTTCCCAATTATTCACATGGGTCGTCCATGGTTGGCTTACTGGGTATTACCAATGCCAAACCAGTTCGGATCATTATGGGTTAACTTTAACTCACCCTTATTATGGGACGTATTCGCGATCTCTACGTATTTATCTGTATCATTAGTTTTCTGGTGGACAGGTTTACTACCAGATTTCGCTATGTTACGCGATAGAGCAGTTACTCCATTCTCAAAAAGAATTTATTCAACTTTATCATTCGGATGGTCGGGTCGTGCAAAAGACTGGCAACGTTTTGAAGAAGTTTCATTAGTATTGGCAGGTTTAGCAACACCATTGGTACTTTCGGTACACACTATCGTATCTATGGACTTTGCTACCTCTGTGATTCCTGGATGGCATACCACCATTTTCCCTCCGTATTTCGTTGCGGGTGCAATTTTCTCGGGATTTGCAATGGTAAATACCTTGTTGATTATTATGCGTAAAGTGGTAAGTTTAGAAGATTACATTACTATTCAGCATATCGAGTTAATGAATATCGTTGTAATGATTACAGGTTCAATTGTTGGGGTTGCTTATATTACAGAGTTGGTTATCGCTTGGTATTCAGGAGTAGAATATGAGCAGTACGCATTCTTAAACCGTGCAACAGGACCTTATGCTTGGGCATACTGGATGATGATGACGTGTAACGTATTCTCGCCACAGGTAATGTGGTTCAAAAAAATTCGTACATCAATCTTTGTATCGTTCATTATCTCAATTGTAGTAAATATTGGTATGTGGTTTGAACGTTTCGTGATCATCGTAACATCATTACACCGCGATTATTTACCATCGTCTTGGACTATGTTTCAACCAACATTTGTTGATGCGGGTATTTATATTGGAACCATTGGATTTTTCTTTGTATTGTTCTTATTATATTCAAGAACATTCCCTGTAATTGCACAGGCAGAAGTTAAAACAATCTTAAAATCTTCTGGTGAAAAATATAAAAGAGAAAGAGAAAACGGAGACCATTCACATAATCATTAA
- a CDS encoding TAT-variant-translocated molybdopterin oxidoreductase → MASNKKYWKSVEELNENSSIVERLGNNEFVEEIPTEDFLGDKNTLSSSSTSRRDFLKYVGFSTAAASLAACEGPVKKSIPYVFQPEEIVPGVADFYATTVADGFDFVNVLIKTREGRPIKVENNFMENALTGANARVHASVLSLYDSLRLKQPKIDNKAASWSDVDQKIKASLTSATGQIVLLTNTMASPSTDKLIAEFKATYPTAKHIVYDAIGSDAALDAYQQAYGERALADYNFGKADVIVSVGADFLGDWQGGGYDSEYAKGRVPKNGKMSKHIQIEANMSLAGANADKRIPLTVAEQKLALVKIYNIVTGNAVSVGNTVADAEITKAAQQLKAAGTNGVLVSGLDDVNAQLLVFAINQALGSQAFNPAQPKYVRGGNNKEVTQLVKDMNAGLVHTLIMSGVNPVYTLANGDAFAEGLKKVKLSASYTLREDETASLTNIAAAVPHYLESWGDVQMKKGHYSIMQPTIRPLFNTKQFQEGLLAWLGKTESYYDYLKAASTGLTNGKTWNQLVHDGFVATEITGSAIASADFNGAASALASSKKAAGLELVLYPKTGMGDGQQANNPWLQEFPDPITRVSWDNYLTVSKADAEAFGVENHNVANGALNGSYVTLKVGDTVLENVPAFIQPGQAKGTVGLAFGYGRKSALKEEMQVGVNAYKLYKDFNNTQSVSVEKAAGEHEFACVQLQRTLMGRGDIVKDTTLEIFNTKDAKVWNEKPHVSLDHQSVDASTVDIWESFDRSVGHHFNLSIDLNSCTGCGACVIACHAENNVPVVGKDEVRRSRDMHWLRIDRYYSSEDTFAGDVEKKEGFSGLFGENGSLGGFGELEHPANNPQVVFQPVMCQHCNHAPCETVCPVAATSHGRQGQNHMAYNRCVGTRYCANNCPYKVRRFNWFLYNQNDAFDYHMNDDLGRMVLNPDVNVRSRGVMEKCSLCIQMTQATILNAKREGRAVNSNEFEVACSAACTSGSMVFGDVNNKESEVAKLYEEDRRYHLLEHLGTKPNVFYHVKVRNV, encoded by the coding sequence ATGGCATCAAACAAAAAATACTGGAAAAGTGTTGAGGAGCTTAACGAAAACAGTTCTATTGTTGAGAGGCTAGGAAACAATGAGTTTGTTGAAGAAATTCCAACAGAGGACTTTCTTGGAGATAAAAACACTTTGTCTTCTTCATCAACATCTCGTAGAGACTTTTTGAAATACGTTGGTTTTTCAACAGCTGCAGCTTCTTTAGCAGCTTGTGAAGGACCGGTGAAAAAGTCTATTCCTTATGTATTTCAACCAGAAGAAATCGTTCCTGGTGTTGCAGATTTCTATGCAACCACAGTTGCTGATGGTTTTGATTTCGTAAACGTGTTAATTAAAACACGCGAAGGTCGTCCTATTAAAGTAGAGAATAACTTTATGGAGAACGCGTTAACAGGTGCAAATGCACGTGTACACGCATCTGTATTGTCTTTATATGATAGTTTACGTTTAAAGCAGCCAAAAATTGACAATAAAGCTGCTTCTTGGTCTGATGTTGATCAAAAAATTAAAGCAAGTTTAACAAGTGCCACAGGACAAATTGTTTTGTTAACAAATACTATGGCATCACCTTCTACAGATAAGTTAATTGCAGAATTTAAAGCTACTTATCCAACAGCTAAACACATTGTTTACGATGCAATTGGATCAGATGCTGCGTTAGATGCTTATCAACAAGCTTACGGTGAACGTGCATTGGCCGATTACAATTTTGGAAAAGCAGATGTAATTGTTTCTGTAGGAGCCGATTTCTTAGGTGATTGGCAAGGTGGCGGATACGACAGCGAATATGCTAAAGGACGTGTTCCTAAAAACGGAAAGATGTCTAAGCACATTCAAATTGAAGCGAATATGTCTTTAGCCGGTGCAAACGCCGATAAACGCATTCCTTTAACCGTTGCAGAACAAAAGTTAGCTTTAGTTAAAATATACAATATTGTTACAGGTAATGCTGTATCAGTTGGAAATACAGTTGCCGATGCAGAAATTACAAAAGCAGCACAACAATTAAAAGCAGCAGGTACAAACGGAGTATTAGTATCTGGTTTAGACGATGTAAATGCACAATTATTAGTATTTGCAATTAACCAGGCATTAGGCTCTCAAGCGTTTAATCCTGCACAACCTAAATATGTTCGTGGTGGTAACAATAAAGAAGTTACACAATTAGTAAAAGATATGAACGCCGGTTTGGTACACACTTTAATTATGAGTGGTGTAAACCCGGTTTATACATTAGCTAACGGCGATGCATTTGCAGAAGGATTGAAAAAAGTAAAACTTTCTGCTTCATACACATTACGTGAAGATGAAACAGCATCATTAACAAACATTGCAGCTGCGGTACCTCATTATTTAGAATCTTGGGGAGATGTTCAAATGAAAAAAGGACATTACTCAATTATGCAGCCAACAATTCGTCCGTTGTTCAATACAAAACAATTTCAGGAAGGATTATTAGCCTGGTTAGGTAAAACAGAATCTTACTACGATTATTTAAAAGCAGCAAGTACTGGTTTAACTAACGGAAAAACGTGGAACCAATTAGTACACGACGGTTTTGTTGCAACAGAAATTACAGGTTCGGCAATTGCGTCAGCTGATTTTAACGGAGCAGCTTCGGCATTAGCTTCATCTAAAAAAGCTGCCGGCTTAGAACTGGTATTGTATCCAAAAACAGGAATGGGCGATGGACAACAGGCAAATAACCCTTGGTTGCAAGAATTCCCCGATCCAATCACACGTGTTTCTTGGGATAACTATTTAACGGTTTCTAAAGCCGATGCAGAAGCATTTGGTGTAGAAAATCACAATGTGGCAAACGGAGCATTAAACGGATCGTATGTTACGCTGAAAGTAGGTGATACCGTATTAGAAAACGTTCCGGCGTTTATCCAACCGGGGCAGGCAAAAGGAACAGTAGGTTTAGCCTTTGGTTACGGACGTAAATCTGCTTTAAAAGAAGAAATGCAAGTAGGTGTTAATGCCTACAAACTATACAAAGACTTTAACAATACACAAAGTGTTTCTGTAGAAAAAGCTGCTGGCGAGCACGAATTTGCTTGTGTACAGCTACAAAGAACTTTAATGGGACGTGGTGATATTGTTAAAGATACTACCTTAGAAATCTTTAATACAAAAGATGCTAAAGTTTGGAATGAAAAACCACACGTTTCGTTAGACCACCAATCGGTAGATGCTTCTACAGTTGATATTTGGGAATCTTTTGACCGTTCAGTAGGGCATCATTTTAACTTGTCAATCGACTTGAACTCTTGTACAGGTTGTGGTGCGTGTGTAATTGCTTGTCACGCAGAAAACAACGTACCTGTTGTGGGTAAAGACGAAGTAAGAAGATCACGTGATATGCACTGGTTACGCATTGATAGATATTATTCATCAGAAGATACCTTTGCAGGAGATGTTGAGAAAAAAGAAGGTTTCTCAGGCTTATTCGGAGAAAACGGATCTTTAGGCGGTTTTGGTGAATTAGAACATCCGGCAAATAACCCGCAAGTGGTATTTCAACCGGTAATGTGTCAACACTGTAACCACGCACCTTGTGAAACCGTTTGTCCGGTAGCGGCTACATCTCACGGTCGCCAAGGTCAAAACCACATGGCATATAACCGCTGTGTAGGTACACGTTACTGTGCAAACAACTGTCCTTATAAAGTACGTCGCTTCAACTGGTTCTTATACAACCAAAACGATGCGTTTGATTACCATATGAACGATGATTTAGGACGTATGGTATTAAATCCAGATGTTAATGTACGTTCTCGTGGGGTTATGGAAAAATGTTCTCTATGTATCCAAATGACACAAGCAACAATTTTAAATGCTAAAAGAGAAGGAAGAGCTGTAAACAGCAATGAATTCGAAGTAGCTTGTTCTGCGGCGTGTACTTCAGGCTCAATGGTTTTTGGTGATGTTAATAACAAAGAATCAGAAGTAGCTAAATTGTACGAAGAGGATAGAAGATATCATTTATTAGAGCATTTAGGAACAAAACCAAATGTGTTCTACCACGTAAAAGTTAGAAATGTATAA
- a CDS encoding DUF3341 domain-containing protein, translating to MSTKVIHVLYNDDDVLMDAVKTTRAAHHHIEEVYTPFPVHGLDKAMGLKPTRLAICSFIYGLCGLSFATYMMNYIMIQDWPQDIGGKPSFSYIQNMPSFVPIMFELTVFFAAHLMVITFFLRSRLWPFKQAENPDARTTDDHFLMEVALHGDENEAVEFFKNTGAVEVKVIDKQ from the coding sequence ATGAGTACAAAAGTTATACACGTATTATACAACGATGATGATGTATTAATGGATGCAGTAAAAACAACCAGAGCTGCACATCATCATATCGAAGAGGTTTACACGCCTTTCCCTGTACACGGTTTAGATAAAGCAATGGGATTAAAACCAACGCGTTTAGCAATCTGTTCTTTTATTTACGGATTATGTGGTTTATCTTTCGCAACCTATATGATGAATTACATCATGATTCAGGATTGGCCACAAGATATTGGTGGTAAACCAAGTTTTAGTTATATTCAGAATATGCCTTCATTTGTGCCTATTATGTTTGAATTAACAGTATTTTTTGCAGCCCACTTAATGGTAATTACCTTCTTTTTAAGAAGTAGATTATGGCCGTTTAAACAAGCTGAAAACCCTGATGCTAGAACAACTGATGACCATTTTTTAATGGAAGTTGCTTTACACGGTGATGAAAACGAAGCTGTAGAGTTCTTTAAAAATACTGGCGCAGTAGAAGTTAAAGTAATCGATAAACAATAG
- a CDS encoding cytochrome c oxidase subunit I: MSAVGHELTHDHSHDDHHHKETFITKYVFSTDHKMISKQFLITGIIMGIIGITMSLLFRIQIAWPEESFKVFSWLLGDDFAPGGVMRNDIYLAIVTMHGTIMVFFVLTAGLSGTFSNLLIPLQIGARDMASGFMNMLSYWIFLLSCIVMLSSLFIETGPASAGWTIYPPLSAVPEAIPGSGTGMTLWLISMALFIAQSLMGSLNYVVTVLNLRTKGMTMTRLPLIVWALWITALIGIVSFPVLLSAALLLIMDRSFGTSFFLSDIYLAGEVLHYQGGSPVLFEHLFWFLGHPEVYIVILPAMGISSEVISTNARKPIFGYRAMITSLLAIAFLSTIVWGHHMFVSGMNPFLGSVFTFTTLLIAIPSAVKAFNWITTLWKGNLQMNPGMLFSIGMVSTFISGGLTGIILGDSTLDINVHDTYFVIAHFHLVMGISALYGMFAGIYHWFPKMFGRMMNKNMGYIHFWVTAVCSYGVFLPMHFIGMAGLPRRYYTNSAFPMFDDMVDVNIVITMFALVGAAFQLIFLFNFFYSIFYGKKASQNPWRATSLEWTTPVEHIHGNWPGEIPEVHRWAYDYSKPGYDEDFVPQTVPLRDGEKDGGHH, encoded by the coding sequence ATGTCAGCAGTAGGACACGAATTAACACACGATCATTCACACGATGATCACCATCATAAAGAAACTTTTATTACAAAGTATGTCTTTAGTACGGATCACAAGATGATTTCAAAACAATTCCTTATTACAGGTATTATTATGGGAATCATCGGTATCACAATGTCATTATTATTCCGTATTCAGATCGCTTGGCCAGAAGAATCTTTCAAAGTATTTTCTTGGCTTTTAGGAGACGATTTCGCTCCGGGCGGTGTAATGCGTAACGATATTTATCTGGCAATTGTTACTATGCACGGTACCATTATGGTATTCTTTGTATTAACGGCAGGTTTGTCAGGTACGTTCTCAAACTTATTAATTCCGTTGCAAATTGGTGCACGCGATATGGCATCAGGTTTTATGAACATGTTATCTTATTGGATTTTCCTTTTATCATGTATCGTAATGCTGTCTTCTTTATTCATAGAAACAGGACCGGCATCAGCAGGATGGACTATTTATCCACCACTATCGGCAGTTCCAGAAGCTATTCCGGGGTCGGGTACAGGTATGACTTTATGGTTAATTTCAATGGCGTTGTTTATTGCACAGTCGTTAATGGGATCGTTAAACTATGTAGTTACCGTATTAAACTTAAGAACTAAAGGGATGACAATGACTCGTTTACCTTTAATTGTTTGGGCATTGTGGATTACGGCTTTAATTGGTATTGTATCGTTCCCGGTATTATTATCAGCAGCATTGTTGTTAATTATGGACCGCAGTTTTGGAACATCATTCTTCTTGTCTGATATTTATTTGGCAGGCGAAGTATTACATTATCAGGGCGGATCACCGGTATTGTTTGAACACTTGTTCTGGTTCTTAGGTCACCCAGAGGTATATATCGTAATTTTACCAGCAATGGGTATTTCATCAGAGGTAATTTCAACAAATGCACGTAAACCAATCTTTGGATACCGTGCCATGATTACGTCGCTTTTAGCAATTGCATTCTTATCAACAATTGTTTGGGGGCACCACATGTTTGTATCAGGTATGAACCCGTTCTTAGGATCTGTGTTTACATTTACCACGTTGTTAATTGCAATTCCATCGGCAGTAAAAGCCTTTAACTGGATTACTACTTTATGGAAAGGTAATTTGCAAATGAACCCAGGTATGTTATTCTCTATTGGTATGGTTTCTACCTTTATCAGTGGTGGTTTAACAGGTATTATTTTGGGAGATTCTACATTAGATATCAACGTACACGATACGTACTTTGTAATTGCACACTTTCACTTAGTAATGGGTATCTCTGCATTATACGGAATGTTTGCAGGTATTTACCACTGGTTCCCTAAAATGTTTGGACGTATGATGAACAAAAATATGGGTTATATCCACTTCTGGGTAACTGCGGTTTGTTCATACGGCGTATTCCTTCCAATGCACTTTATTGGTATGGCAGGTTTACCACGTCGTTACTATACCAACTCGGCATTCCCAATGTTTGACGATATGGTAGATGTAAATATTGTTATTACAATGTTTGCCCTTGTAGGAGCAGCATTCCAATTAATATTCTTGTTCAATTTCTTCTACAGTATTTTCTATGGTAAAAAAGCATCGCAAAACCCATGGAGAGCTACTTCGTTAGAATGGACTACACCTGTTGAACACATTCACGGAAACTGGCCAGGCGAAATTCCTGAAGTACACCGTTGGGCTTACGATTATTCTAAGCCGGGTTACGACGAAGATTTTGTTCCGCAAACAGTGCCGTTAAGAGACGGAGAAAAAGACGGAGGTCATCATTAA
- a CDS encoding cytochrome c oxidase subunit II, protein MTSLLIVVIVALLGIAIWQLTKIFDLTQTKNFIGEEYKSQVATDKDNNINGYLMFVFLAFIYILTIYCCVRWGDMPLLNNAASEHGKDVDRLMWISLAVIFFVQIITQFLLHYFAFIYRGNKDKKAVFFADNDKLEFAWTIIPVIVLAGLILYGLYAWNNIMHYNDEEEVLYVEVYAKQFGWDIRYSGNDNVLGKANVRFIEGVNAVGVDMADPNAQDDKMTKELHLPVGKKVVLKMRSQDVLHSAYFPHFRAQMNCVPGMVTQFAMTPTVTTLEMRERQGIVDRVNSINEARNKHSRKLVEKGEPGLEPYVFDYILLCNKICGRSHYNMQAKVVVETENEFRKWLGQQPTLGQQVAEEKEAAKAPAVETQPAVTPEEVQEPQIVVDTTAVVAQVVK, encoded by the coding sequence ATGACGAGTTTATTAATAGTAGTTATTGTAGCTTTATTGGGAATTGCAATTTGGCAATTGACTAAAATTTTCGACTTAACCCAAACCAAAAATTTTATTGGTGAAGAATATAAGTCACAAGTTGCTACAGACAAAGACAATAATATCAATGGATATTTAATGTTTGTTTTTTTAGCATTCATTTACATTCTTACCATTTATTGCTGTGTAAGATGGGGAGATATGCCGCTTTTAAACAATGCAGCATCTGAACACGGAAAAGATGTTGACCGCTTAATGTGGATTTCGTTGGCAGTAATCTTCTTTGTGCAAATCATTACACAGTTTTTGTTACACTATTTTGCCTTTATTTATAGAGGAAATAAAGACAAAAAAGCAGTGTTCTTTGCAGATAATGATAAATTAGAGTTTGCTTGGACAATTATTCCGGTAATTGTTTTGGCAGGTTTAATCTTATACGGATTGTACGCTTGGAACAACATTATGCACTATAACGATGAAGAAGAAGTATTGTATGTAGAAGTATATGCAAAACAATTTGGATGGGATATTCGTTATTCAGGAAACGATAATGTGTTAGGTAAAGCAAACGTTCGTTTTATCGAAGGTGTAAATGCAGTAGGTGTAGATATGGCTGATCCAAATGCACAAGACGATAAAATGACAAAAGAATTGCACTTACCGGTAGGTAAAAAAGTAGTGTTAAAAATGCGTTCACAAGACGTTTTGCACTCTGCTTATTTCCCACACTTCCGTGCACAAATGAACTGTGTGCCAGGTATGGTTACGCAATTTGCAATGACACCAACAGTTACTACTTTAGAAATGAGAGAACGTCAGGGTATTGTTGACAGAGTGAACAGTATTAACGAAGCACGTAACAAACACAGCAGAAAGCTAGTAGAAAAAGGTGAGCCTGGTTTAGAGCCGTACGTATTTGATTATATCTTGTTATGTAATAAAATCTGTGGTCGTTCACACTACAATATGCAAGCAAAAGTTGTGGTTGAAACAGAAAACGAGTTTAGAAAATGGTTAGGTCAACAACCAACATTGGGGCAGCAGGTAGCCGAAGAAAAAGAGGCCGCTAAAGCTCCGGCTGTTGAAACACAACCGGCAGTAACGCCTGAAGAAGTACAAGAACCACAAATTGTAGTAGATACTACTGCAGTAGTTGCTCAAGTAGTTAAATAA
- a CDS encoding type II toxin-antitoxin system RelE/ParE family toxin: MKKILWSQTAQDDYWDNIDFLLNKWTETEATHFINEVENTIEILRQGNVSFKATGYKNTYQITMVKQITLYYHLNQNNDIELLRFFNNLQNPDKLNL, translated from the coding sequence ATGAAAAAAATTCTTTGGTCGCAAACAGCACAAGATGATTATTGGGATAATATTGATTTTTTACTAAATAAATGGACTGAAACCGAAGCTACCCATTTTATAAACGAAGTGGAAAATACAATTGAAATTCTTAGGCAAGGAAACGTTTCTTTTAAGGCTACAGGCTATAAAAATACTTACCAAATTACAATGGTAAAACAAATTACTCTTTACTACCACTTAAACCAAAACAACGATATTGAACTTTTAAGGTTTTTTAATAACCTACAAAACCCTGATAAGCTTAATTTATAA
- a CDS encoding c-type cytochrome — protein MKTLYKIVALVGFSALATSCFNKEKPNYQYFPNMYESAAYETYSESNAFKNGKEGQVPAQGSIPRGFTPEEYPNTPEGLAQARLNLKSPLDSLSTADMEKAKGLFNIYCAICHGEAGDGKGNLVKREKFLGVPNYAERELTEGGIYHVVTYGLNAMGSHKNQMSQHERWLVSAYVLKLKSEL, from the coding sequence ATGAAGACTTTATATAAAATAGTTGCGTTAGTAGGATTTTCGGCATTAGCTACATCTTGTTTTAATAAGGAAAAACCAAATTATCAGTATTTTCCTAATATGTACGAGTCTGCAGCTTATGAAACCTATTCAGAATCAAACGCATTTAAAAACGGAAAAGAAGGTCAGGTACCTGCACAAGGATCAATTCCTCGTGGTTTTACACCTGAAGAATACCCAAACACACCAGAAGGATTAGCACAAGCAAGATTAAATCTTAAATCGCCATTAGATTCTTTATCTACTGCAGATATGGAAAAAGCAAAAGGTTTATTTAATATTTATTGTGCCATTTGCCACGGTGAAGCCGGCGACGGAAAAGGTAATTTAGTTAAGAGAGAAAAATTCCTGGGTGTTCCAAACTATGCTGAACGTGAGTTAACAGAAGGTGGAATTTATCACGTAGTAACATACGGATTAAACGCAATGGGATCACATAAAAACCAAATGTCTCAACACGAAAGATGGTTGGTATCGGCTTATGTGCTAAAATTGAAATCGGAATTATAA
- a CDS encoding quinol:cytochrome C oxidoreductase — MYTFSSKLKTFSFILMALGIIGIVYGFLATPKTVEEVEVILSEQHHGGHDSHEAHATPAHGEANAHGDTHNADVQQHQEHQKHLEHVLHQMQNKPWAAVYVGCIFFMLIALGIFTFKQIQYASSAGWSPVLFRVMEGLSAYLLPGSILFFLLLLASSSHFGHNHLFVWMAEGITDPNSENYDALIAGKEGFLNVPFFLIRAVLFLGGWNIFRILARRNSLALGETGDLTYYKRNFKLSAAYLVFFIVTESIMSWDWIMSIDTHWYSTLFGWYVFASFFVSGVTVIALATVYLKNNGYLDFVNTSHIHDLAKYMFGLSIFWTYLWFSQFMLIWYSNIPEEVTYFIFRIEEYNVPFFLMLLFNFVLPILLLMGTDFKRLSWIITMSGICILVGHYLDFYNMIMPGTVGTSWFIGAAEIGSVLFFGGLFIFVGFSAMAKAPLLAKNNPMLEESKHFHY, encoded by the coding sequence ATGTACACATTTTCAAGCAAATTAAAAACCTTTTCGTTTATATTAATGGCTTTGGGTATCATAGGAATTGTTTATGGATTTCTTGCTACACCAAAAACAGTTGAAGAGGTTGAAGTAATTTTAAGCGAGCAACATCACGGTGGTCACGACTCGCACGAAGCACATGCAACACCGGCACACGGTGAGGCAAATGCACACGGCGATACGCACAACGCTGACGTTCAACAACACCAAGAACACCAAAAACATTTAGAGCATGTTTTACATCAAATGCAAAACAAGCCGTGGGCAGCCGTTTATGTTGGTTGTATCTTTTTTATGTTGATTGCCTTAGGTATTTTTACTTTTAAGCAAATTCAATACGCATCATCGGCAGGTTGGTCTCCGGTTTTGTTCCGTGTAATGGAAGGTCTTTCGGCTTACTTATTGCCAGGTTCAATATTATTCTTTTTATTATTGTTAGCAAGTTCTTCACATTTTGGCCATAACCATTTATTTGTATGGATGGCAGAAGGTATTACAGATCCTAACAGTGAAAATTACGATGCACTTATTGCAGGAAAAGAAGGTTTCTTAAACGTTCCTTTCTTTTTAATCAGAGCCGTACTTTTCTTAGGTGGTTGGAATATTTTTAGAATTTTGGCACGCAGAAACTCTTTAGCTTTAGGCGAAACAGGTGATTTAACATATTACAAACGCAACTTTAAATTATCAGCAGCATATTTAGTATTCTTTATTGTAACAGAATCTATTATGTCTTGGGACTGGATTATGTCTATTGACACGCACTGGTATTCAACATTATTTGGTTGGTACGTATTTGCATCGTTCTTTGTTTCAGGGGTTACAGTAATTGCATTAGCTACAGTTTACTTAAAAAACAATGGTTATTTAGATTTCGTAAACACATCGCACATTCACGATTTAGCTAAATATATGTTTGGTTTATCAATTTTCTGGACGTATTTATGGTTCTCTCAGTTTATGTTGATCTGGTATTCAAATATCCCAGAAGAGGTAACCTATTTTATCTTTAGAATAGAAGAATACAACGTACCTTTCTTCTTAATGTTATTGTTTAATTTTGTACTGCCTATTTTATTGTTAATGGGTACCGATTTTAAACGTTTATCTTGGATTATAACAATGTCGGGTATCTGTATTTTGGTAGGGCACTATTTAGATTTCTATAATATGATTATGCCAGGTACCGTTGGAACTTCTTGGTTCATTGGTGCAGCCGAAATAGGATCTGTATTATTCTTTGGCGGATTGTTTATCTTTGTTGGTTTCTCAGCAATGGCAAAAGCACCTTTATTGGCGAAAAATAATCCAATGCTTGAAGAAAGTAAACATTTTCATTATTAA